From the Cryptomeria japonica chromosome 2, Sugi_1.0, whole genome shotgun sequence genome, one window contains:
- the LOC131078808 gene encoding pectinesterase: MAKVAVALMAMVIFSALPLAYSNEFISSACKTSSEPELCASSLLGIPGLPNLNPTQLLNVAVQAAIGTVKSTSSMAVSLSGKASPGLEQIALQDCIDLLDDTADHLSEVLQHILNLDFTSNAFQASSVNTFLSGSLTNQDTCIEGITGTNGVVKSQLQSSVQQISQAISAALALFMGIVNLADFKSTLHNRRLLFDRHGGGYDFPHWLSAVDRRLLQDTADDIQADAVVAQDGSGDYTTITDAINNAPEKSNQRYVIYVTAGVYYENVEVGKRKMNLMLVGDGMDSTIVTGNKSVVDGTTTYHSATFAVKGAGFIARDIGFQNTAGAYKHQAVALRVGSDLSVFYRCSFDGYQDTLYAHSLRQFYRECEIYGTVDFIFGNAAAVLQSCTIMARKPLEQQTITITAQGRKDPNENTGFSIHDCNVTSAPDYVPVPTYLGRPWKQYSRTVFMQNYLDGIIEPQGWAQWNSSDFALNTLYYGEYMNYGPGAGLAQRVNWSGYNVLNTSMANEFTVAEFIEGNKWLPSTGVTYLSGLKL; encoded by the exons ATGGCTAAAGTTGCAGTAGCGCTAATGGCGATGGTAATTTTTTCTGCTCTGCCACTCGCCTACTCTAACGAATTCATTAGTTCGGCATGCAAGACTTCGTCTGAGCCTGAGCTTTGTGCTTCAAGTCTCCTGGGCATACCAGGATTGCCCAATTTGAATCCCACACAGCTGCTCAACGTAGCCGTTCAAGCAGCAATTGGTACAGTAAAAAGTACATCCTCCATGGCTGTAAGTCTTTCAGGAAAAGCGTCTCCTGGACTAGAGCAGATTGCTCTTCAAGACTGTATCGACCTCTTGGACGATACCGCCGACCATCTCAGTGAGGTTCTCCAGCATATCTTAAATCTGGATTTCACTTCCAATGCTTTTCAGGCCAGCAGCGTCAATACGTTTCTCAGCGGTAGTCTGACCAATCAGGACACCTGCATTGAAGGCATAACCGGCACAAATGGGGTCGTTAAATCTCAGTTGCAGAGCAGTGTACAGCAAATTTCCCAGGCCATTAGTGCTGCACTTGCCTTGTTTATGGGAATTGTAAATTTAGCTGATTTCAAATCTACTCTTCATAACCGCCGTTTGTTGTTTGACCGGCATGGCGGTGGTTATGATTTTCCCCACTGGCTCTCCGCCGTAGATCGCAGGCTTCTACAGGATACTGCAGATGATATACAGGCAGATGCTGTGGTGGCTCAGGATGGTTCCGGTGATTACACAACGATCACCGACGCCATTAACAATGCTCCTGAAAAGAGCAATCAGAGATACGTCATCTATGTCACTGCAGGCGTGTATTATGAGAACGTTGAGGTCGGCAAAAGGAAGATGAATCTCATGCTGGTTGGCGATGGGATGGATTCCACCATTGTTACAGGGAATAAAAGCGTGGTAGACGGCACGACCACTTACCATTCTGCAACCTTCG CTGTGAAAGGGGCAGGATTTATAGCAAGAGACATTGGCTTCCAGAACACAGCGGGAGCATACAAACACCAAGCCGTGGCCCTTCGAGTTGGATCCGATCTCTCAGTCTTCTACCGCTGCAGCTTTGACGGTTACCAAGACACTCTGTACGCTCATTCTCTTCGCCAATTTTACAGAGAATGTGAAATTTACGGCACAGTAGATTTCATCTTTGGTAATGCAGCGGCAGTTCTACAGAGCTGCACAATAATGGCGAGGAAACCACTGGAACAGCAAACCATTACCATCACAGCGCAAGGAAGAAAGGACCCAAACGAGAACACTGGATTTTCTATCCATGACTGCAATGTGACCAGTGCCCCTGACTATGTTCCTGTGCCAACTTATCTGGGTAGGCCATGGAAACAGTACTCTAGAACTGTATTCATGCAAAATTATCTGGACGGCATTATTGAGCCACAGGGTTGGGCGCAATGGAATTCATCAGACTTCGCATTAAACACTCTCTACTATGGGGAATACATGAACTATGGACCAGGCGCAGGTCTTGCCCAGCGCGTAAATTGGTCTGGTTACAATGTTCTCAACACTTCAATGGCGAATGAATTTACGGTTGCTGAATTCATCGAAGGCAACAAGTGGCTTCCATCAACTGGGGTTACTTATTTGTCCGGTCTTAAGCTGTGA